One stretch of Cedecea neteri DNA includes these proteins:
- a CDS encoding 4Fe-4S dicluster domain-containing protein, protein MTSFILADSASCIGCRTCEIACAMEHVTEDAAFRPRLKVLRLDTVSVPVMCHQCENAPCVSACPVAALTMGSERVEAEDSRCIGCQSCVVACPFGVISVGVNPEQKTATILKCDLCNGRERGPACIDVCPTSALSKMGEQQLREMQKQRECAAASLFLR, encoded by the coding sequence ATGACCAGCTTTATTCTGGCCGATTCGGCATCCTGTATTGGCTGCCGTACCTGTGAGATCGCCTGCGCTATGGAGCACGTTACTGAGGACGCGGCGTTTCGGCCGCGACTCAAAGTGCTACGCCTCGATACCGTAAGCGTGCCGGTGATGTGCCATCAATGTGAAAATGCCCCCTGTGTAAGCGCCTGCCCGGTGGCAGCGTTAACGATGGGAAGTGAGCGTGTCGAAGCCGAAGATTCACGCTGTATTGGCTGCCAAAGCTGTGTGGTAGCGTGTCCGTTCGGGGTAATCAGCGTGGGCGTTAATCCCGAGCAAAAGACGGCAACTATACTCAAGTGCGACCTGTGCAACGGCCGCGAGCGTGGTCCGGCGTGCATTGATGTTTGTCCGACATCGGCATTAAGTAAGATGGGGGAGCAGCAACTGAGGGAAATGCAAAAGCAGCGCGAGTGTGCTGCGGCGAGTCTGTTTCTTCGGTAG
- a CDS encoding nucleobase:cation symporter-2 family protein, translating to MKDSAIPASNATTSTEPVDEVLPITQMVLYGLQHVLVMYAGAVAVPLVVGNAVGLPAEHIILLISADLFICGAATIVQSLGIRPWLGCRLPLIQGCTFAALIPMVLIGKEYGIGTISGSVIVSGIFILCCAPWISRLIRFFPKVVMGGIVTLIGLSIMPVAGGWIGGGNSNMNGFGDLFSLLMAAITLIIILNLYTFATGVVKNTAVLVGLIIGTILWSFFKPLDFHLVNVTPWIHFPQLMQFARPEFHIVPVALLSMVMVVVMVETMSSMMATGDIVGKKVDSGMLRNGLNTCGLATTICGFFNLFPYAAFAQNVGLIGLTGVRSRFVVSVSGVILILMGVFSKLAALVVLIPKPVLGGAGIVMFGMVAVSGIRTLGQVNYRNNNNGMVVALTLGLGMMPVLVPNLFSQFPPMMQLFLHSGITIGTLTAIVANLTLNGSVPLRVSHDALEPDPAPPSAAARNMAVRTVRMWLLLRKVQREQQPQQNVGK from the coding sequence ATGAAAGACTCTGCCATTCCTGCCTCAAACGCTACGACATCAACCGAGCCAGTCGATGAGGTTCTACCTATTACACAAATGGTTCTTTATGGCCTGCAGCACGTACTGGTGATGTACGCCGGTGCCGTGGCCGTGCCATTAGTGGTCGGTAATGCCGTCGGTTTACCCGCTGAACATATTATCTTGCTGATAAGCGCCGATCTGTTTATCTGCGGGGCTGCCACTATCGTGCAATCGTTAGGAATTCGCCCCTGGCTGGGCTGTCGATTACCGTTAATTCAGGGGTGTACCTTTGCCGCACTGATTCCAATGGTGCTGATCGGAAAAGAGTACGGAATCGGCACTATTTCAGGCTCGGTTATCGTCTCCGGGATCTTTATTTTATGCTGTGCTCCGTGGATAAGCCGTCTTATACGCTTCTTCCCCAAAGTCGTCATGGGCGGCATTGTTACCCTGATTGGCCTGTCGATTATGCCCGTTGCCGGTGGCTGGATTGGCGGCGGCAACAGCAACATGAACGGGTTTGGAGATCTTTTTTCACTGCTGATGGCCGCTATTACGCTAATCATCATTCTTAATCTTTATACCTTCGCAACCGGCGTTGTAAAAAATACCGCCGTGCTCGTGGGGCTGATCATTGGCACAATTTTATGGAGCTTTTTTAAGCCGCTCGATTTCCATCTGGTTAACGTCACCCCGTGGATTCACTTTCCACAGCTGATGCAGTTTGCGCGCCCGGAATTCCATATTGTGCCGGTTGCCCTGCTGTCGATGGTCATGGTGGTAGTTATGGTTGAAACCATGTCTTCCATGATGGCCACCGGCGACATTGTCGGTAAGAAAGTGGACTCAGGCATGCTACGCAACGGCCTTAATACCTGCGGCTTAGCTACTACAATCTGCGGCTTCTTCAATCTCTTTCCTTACGCAGCCTTTGCCCAGAACGTCGGGCTTATCGGCTTAACCGGCGTACGTAGCCGTTTTGTGGTATCGGTCTCCGGAGTAATTCTCATTTTGATGGGCGTATTTTCCAAACTCGCCGCGCTGGTGGTGCTTATCCCTAAGCCAGTGCTTGGTGGCGCGGGGATCGTGATGTTCGGCATGGTGGCGGTATCCGGCATTCGTACCCTTGGCCAGGTCAACTATCGAAATAACAACAACGGAATGGTGGTGGCATTAACGCTTGGCCTCGGCATGATGCCGGTGCTGGTGCCGAACCTGTTTAGCCAGTTCCCCCCCATGATGCAGCTGTTTTTACACAGCGGGATAACTATCGGCACCTTGACCGCCATTGTTGCCAACTTAACGCTCAACGGTAGCGTACCACTCCGAGTCTCCCACGATGCCCTGGAACCCGATCCGGCTCCGCCTAGCGCCGCAGCGCGCAATATGGCCGTGCGTACTGTACGCATGTGGCTCCTGCTACGCAAAGTACAGAGGGAGCAACAGCCCCAGCAAAACGTGGGGAAATAA
- the ssnA gene encoding putative aminohydrolase SsnA, with translation MLILKNATAAQIYPAMVRENIDIAIENDEIIAVGSNLRSTFPQANIKDMHGRLVMPGMVCSHNHFYSGLSRGIQANIAPSPDFISTLKNLWWRLDRALDEESLYYSGLICALEAIRSGCTAVIDHHASPDYIAGSLSQLRNAFLKTGLRGMTCFETTDRNGGSQELQAGVEENMRFACEIDRAREAGLEPYLVEAHIGAHAPFTLSNEGLSMLGEAIKATGRGLHIHAAEDRYDVSHSHHHYGKDLLVRLAEYDLLNSKTLVAHGLYLSDADIALLNECDGFLVHNARSNMNNHVGYNQKLGAWRNLALGTDGIGSDMFEEMKFAFFKHRDAGGPLWPDSFARALSNGNALLSRNFNAKFGRIEAGYKADLTIIDYLPPTPLIAENIAGHIAFGMGSNHVHSVMVNGEMVYEDRQFMFDCAPVFAEAQKVAAKMWRRMDSLP, from the coding sequence ATCTTAATTCTGAAAAACGCCACAGCTGCACAGATTTATCCGGCGATGGTGCGTGAGAATATCGACATCGCCATCGAAAACGATGAAATTATCGCCGTAGGGAGCAACCTCAGGAGTACATTTCCACAGGCCAATATTAAAGACATGCATGGTCGCTTAGTGATGCCGGGAATGGTCTGTTCCCATAACCACTTCTACTCAGGATTATCGCGTGGTATTCAGGCAAATATTGCCCCCAGCCCGGACTTTATCTCGACGCTGAAAAACCTGTGGTGGCGGCTGGACCGTGCGTTAGATGAGGAGTCGCTATACTACAGCGGGCTGATTTGCGCCCTCGAAGCAATTCGCAGTGGCTGCACGGCGGTAATAGACCATCATGCATCCCCTGACTATATCGCCGGATCTCTCAGCCAACTGCGCAATGCCTTTCTGAAGACAGGATTACGCGGCATGACCTGTTTTGAAACCACTGACCGCAACGGCGGCTCGCAAGAGCTGCAGGCAGGCGTGGAGGAGAACATGCGTTTTGCATGTGAGATTGACCGGGCGCGTGAGGCAGGACTTGAGCCCTATCTGGTCGAAGCACATATTGGCGCACATGCCCCGTTCACCCTCAGTAATGAGGGGCTTTCGATGCTTGGTGAGGCCATAAAAGCAACCGGCCGCGGGTTACATATTCACGCGGCGGAAGACCGTTATGACGTGTCCCATAGTCACCATCATTACGGAAAAGATTTACTGGTACGGCTGGCCGAATATGATCTGCTTAACAGTAAAACGCTGGTCGCGCACGGTCTCTATCTTTCCGATGCCGACATCGCGCTACTCAATGAGTGTGATGGTTTCCTGGTACACAACGCACGCTCTAATATGAACAACCATGTGGGCTACAACCAAAAGCTTGGCGCCTGGCGGAATCTGGCATTGGGTACGGATGGTATTGGTTCAGATATGTTTGAGGAGATGAAATTTGCCTTCTTCAAACATCGCGATGCCGGCGGCCCTCTTTGGCCAGACAGTTTTGCCCGTGCCCTCAGCAACGGAAACGCCCTGCTTAGCCGCAACTTCAACGCCAAATTTGGCCGCATTGAGGCTGGCTACAAGGCCGACCTGACGATTATCGATTACCTGCCACCAACGCCGCTCATCGCAGAAAACATCGCCGGGCATATTGCCTTTGGCATGGGCTCAAACCATGTCCACAGCGTGATGGTTAACGGTGAGATGGTGTATGAAGACCGACAGTTCATGTTTGACTGCGCACCTGTTTTTGCTGAAGCACAAAAAGTGGCGGCGAAAATGTGGCGGCGAATGGACTCCCTGCCTTGA
- the ygfT gene encoding formate-dependent uric acid utilization protein YgfT produces the protein MKGKQMNRFIVADATSCIGCHACEVACVTAHHQDRWPLKRADFQPRIHVVFHRKESNATTCHHCNDAPCVASCPTDALSFVNNSIQLKQEKCIGCKSCAIACPFGAIEMVSADDSAPQLAQKCDLCSEHPTGKPACVSVCPTQALRLMDDAELENLRSKRQIRSVQGQAAQVRQPGRRETFISKPPRVGAKKVEAGIRKTQFEEIYYGLGSRDAEYESDRCLHCAQKAWCNWTCPLHNSIPDFIRLVNEEKIIEAAELCHQTSSLPEICGRVCPQDRLCEGACTLKNEGGSVTIGNLERYITDTALASGWRPQISDIVPRKERVAIVGAGPAGLGCADILARAGVQVDVFDKHPEIGGLLTFGIPPFKLDKGILGVRRSIFSEMGIRFHLNHEVGRNIQFNDLMVNYDAVFLGVGTYGLMAAGLEGEDAPGVIQALPFLIASTREVMGLEENEEYPMINIKDKHVVVLGGGDTAMDCLRTAIRRGAASVTCAYRRDELSMPGSKKEVVNAREEGVEFQFNVQPQYIQRDRKGKVTAIGMIRTEMGDPGPDGRRRPRPVAGSDFELPVDVLIMAFGFQAHDMPWLRGHGVQLDRWGQICTGGKGRGTTQTSNDKIYAGGDAVHGADLVVTAMVAGRQAASEMLAMFKGKEGA, from the coding sequence ATAAAAGGGAAGCAAATGAACAGATTTATTGTTGCCGATGCCACGAGCTGTATTGGCTGCCATGCCTGCGAGGTTGCCTGCGTGACGGCTCATCACCAGGACAGATGGCCGTTGAAGCGGGCGGATTTTCAGCCGCGGATCCACGTTGTTTTCCACCGTAAAGAGAGCAATGCGACAACCTGTCACCACTGTAACGATGCGCCATGTGTCGCATCCTGCCCAACCGACGCGCTCTCTTTTGTTAATAACAGCATTCAATTAAAGCAAGAGAAATGCATTGGCTGTAAGAGTTGCGCGATCGCCTGTCCCTTTGGCGCCATCGAGATGGTGTCTGCCGATGACAGCGCCCCGCAGCTGGCGCAAAAATGTGACTTGTGCAGCGAACATCCCACAGGAAAACCTGCCTGCGTCAGCGTTTGCCCAACACAAGCGCTGCGCCTGATGGACGATGCCGAATTAGAAAACCTACGCAGTAAGCGGCAAATCCGAAGCGTACAAGGGCAGGCGGCGCAGGTTCGTCAACCTGGTCGCCGGGAAACATTTATCAGCAAACCACCTCGCGTGGGAGCAAAAAAAGTAGAAGCCGGCATTCGCAAAACGCAATTCGAAGAGATCTATTACGGGCTTGGCAGTCGTGATGCTGAGTATGAAAGCGATCGCTGCCTGCACTGCGCACAAAAAGCCTGGTGTAACTGGACATGCCCGCTGCATAACTCTATTCCCGACTTCATCAGGCTCGTAAATGAAGAGAAGATTATCGAGGCGGCTGAATTGTGCCATCAAACAAGTTCTTTGCCGGAAATCTGTGGCCGCGTTTGCCCGCAGGATCGCCTGTGCGAAGGGGCTTGTACGCTGAAAAATGAGGGTGGTTCGGTGACCATTGGCAACCTGGAGCGCTATATCACCGACACCGCGCTGGCGTCGGGCTGGCGACCTCAGATAAGTGATATTGTGCCGCGTAAAGAACGTGTGGCGATTGTCGGTGCGGGTCCTGCCGGGCTGGGATGTGCTGATATTTTGGCTCGCGCTGGCGTTCAGGTTGATGTCTTTGACAAACATCCAGAAATTGGAGGATTACTCACTTTCGGTATTCCACCGTTCAAACTGGACAAAGGTATTCTGGGCGTCAGACGAAGCATTTTCAGTGAAATGGGCATCCGTTTTCACCTTAATCATGAAGTTGGGCGCAATATACAATTTAACGACCTGATGGTGAACTATGACGCGGTATTCCTTGGCGTAGGTACCTACGGCCTTATGGCGGCGGGACTGGAGGGTGAAGATGCTCCCGGCGTAATTCAGGCGTTGCCATTTCTGATTGCCAGCACTCGCGAAGTGATGGGGCTGGAGGAGAACGAGGAATACCCGATGATCAACATTAAAGATAAACACGTTGTGGTGCTTGGCGGTGGTGATACCGCAATGGACTGCCTGCGTACCGCAATACGCCGTGGGGCTGCGAGCGTCACCTGCGCCTACCGTCGCGATGAGCTGAGCATGCCGGGCTCGAAAAAAGAGGTAGTTAACGCCAGAGAAGAAGGCGTTGAGTTCCAGTTTAACGTGCAGCCTCAATACATCCAGCGCGATCGCAAAGGCAAGGTAACGGCGATCGGCATGATCCGTACCGAGATGGGTGACCCGGGTCCTGATGGCCGCCGTCGTCCGCGGCCTGTGGCGGGTTCCGACTTTGAGCTACCCGTTGACGTACTCATTATGGCATTCGGTTTTCAGGCGCATGATATGCCGTGGCTGCGTGGTCACGGCGTGCAGCTTGACCGTTGGGGGCAGATTTGCACCGGCGGGAAAGGGCGCGGCACAACGCAAACCAGTAATGACAAAATCTATGCTGGTGGCGATGCGGTACATGGTGCGGACCTGGTGGTCACGGCGATGGTTGCCGGCCGGCAGGCGGCCAGTGAAATGCTGGCGATGTTTAAGGGCAAGGAGGGAGCATGA
- the ygfK gene encoding putative selenate reductase subunit YgfK produces MGDIMRPIPFEDLLTRIFDEYHNHQSIFGIPEQQFYSPASQQRLSVFGETCVTPVGPAAGPHTQLAQNIITAWLTGGRFIELKTVQILDRLELEKPCIDAEDECFNTEWSTEFTLLKAWDEYLKAWFILHLLEKVLPLTPVKEGKSFIFNMSVGYNLDGIKQPAMRQFIDNMMNAAGHPKFEQYRETLNRWLHNTDFCARYPQPELKTLSQCIPADMVHGVTLSTMHGCPPDEIEAICRYMLEDKQLNTFVKLNPTLLGYPRVREILDSCGFDYIGLNEESFDHDLKIGQALEMLQRLMQLAKTKNLGFGVKLTNTLGTVNNKGALPGDEMYMSGRALFPLSINVAALLSREFDGKLPISYSGGANQLNIREIFETGIRPITMATDLLKPGGYLRLSECLRELEQSDGWNMTQVDVVRLNALAEKAVSMAYTQKQWKPDDRIDVGEKLPVTDCYVAPCVTACAIKQDIPEYIRLMGEQRYADALELIYQRNALPAITGHICDHQCQYNCTRLDYDSALNIREMKKIALEKGWNEYRQRWHKPAGSGMRHPVAVIGAGPAGLAAGYFLARSGYSVTLFERETNAGGVVRNIIPQFRIPGELIQQDIDFVVNHGVNIVYGCDPHLSVEKLQQQGFRYVLIGTGTDKNSGVKLHGDNQNVHKSLQFLREFNRGDNLHLGKHVAVVGAGNTAMDCARAALRVPGVEKATVIYRRSQQEMPAWREEYEEAVHDGVAFRFLNNPEQFDADGTLTVRVMALGEMDDKGRRRPVETEETCTLQVDTLITAVGEQQDGEALAAMGIPLDEHGWPEVNADGETRHSGVFLIGDVQRGPSSIVSAIGNARRATDTILARENIRSHHGEKRWNNVDPAEVYRRKGTIVVAQADKDDRDAFAAQEAARCLECNYVCSKCVDVCPNRANVSIAVPGFQNRYQTLHLDAYCNECGNCAQFCPWQGKPYKDKITVFSLPQDFNNSSNPGFLVEGNRVHIRQEERTWLLTLDERGQFTRIPPQLDDMCRIISHIHRHHHYLLGVVEA; encoded by the coding sequence ATGGGAGATATCATGCGCCCCATTCCGTTTGAGGATTTATTGACGCGCATTTTTGATGAATACCACAATCACCAGTCTATCTTCGGTATTCCAGAACAGCAGTTTTATTCCCCCGCCAGCCAACAGCGCCTGAGTGTTTTTGGCGAGACGTGTGTAACCCCTGTCGGCCCTGCTGCCGGGCCGCACACTCAGCTGGCGCAAAACATTATTACCGCCTGGCTGACCGGCGGGAGGTTTATTGAGCTGAAAACGGTTCAAATCCTCGACCGGCTGGAACTGGAAAAACCTTGTATCGATGCGGAAGATGAATGCTTTAACACCGAATGGTCGACGGAATTCACGCTTCTGAAGGCGTGGGATGAATATCTGAAAGCCTGGTTTATCCTGCATCTGCTGGAGAAAGTGCTGCCGCTAACGCCGGTGAAAGAAGGTAAATCGTTTATTTTCAATATGAGCGTCGGCTACAACCTGGACGGCATTAAACAACCTGCGATGCGGCAGTTTATCGATAACATGATGAACGCCGCCGGCCATCCAAAATTTGAGCAATACCGTGAAACGCTCAACCGTTGGCTGCACAATACCGACTTCTGCGCCCGTTATCCGCAGCCTGAACTAAAGACGCTGAGCCAGTGTATCCCGGCAGATATGGTTCATGGCGTTACGCTATCGACAATGCACGGCTGCCCGCCGGACGAAATCGAAGCGATTTGCCGCTATATGCTGGAAGACAAACAGCTTAATACCTTTGTGAAGCTCAACCCAACGCTGCTGGGCTATCCACGTGTGCGTGAAATACTCGATAGCTGCGGCTTTGATTACATTGGCCTTAATGAAGAATCATTTGATCATGACCTGAAAATTGGCCAGGCGCTGGAGATGCTGCAACGCCTGATGCAGTTAGCGAAAACGAAGAACCTTGGCTTCGGCGTGAAGCTGACCAACACGCTGGGCACGGTGAACAACAAAGGCGCGCTGCCGGGCGATGAAATGTATATGTCCGGGCGAGCCCTGTTCCCACTCTCTATCAACGTCGCTGCCCTGCTTTCCCGCGAATTTGACGGCAAACTGCCTATTTCCTATTCCGGGGGGGCGAACCAGCTTAATATCCGCGAAATTTTCGAAACCGGTATTCGCCCCATCACAATGGCAACGGATCTGCTTAAACCGGGCGGTTATCTGCGCCTGAGCGAGTGTCTGCGTGAGCTGGAGCAGTCCGATGGCTGGAATATGACGCAGGTTGATGTTGTCCGACTGAATGCGCTGGCAGAGAAAGCCGTTAGCATGGCGTATACCCAGAAACAGTGGAAACCGGACGACCGCATCGACGTGGGCGAAAAATTACCGGTGACCGACTGTTATGTCGCCCCCTGCGTTACCGCCTGCGCCATCAAGCAGGACATTCCGGAATACATTCGGCTGATGGGTGAACAACGCTATGCCGATGCCCTGGAGCTTATCTACCAGCGTAACGCGCTGCCGGCGATCACCGGCCATATTTGCGATCACCAGTGCCAGTACAACTGTACCCGCCTGGATTACGATAGCGCACTGAACATCCGCGAGATGAAAAAAATCGCCCTCGAAAAAGGCTGGAATGAATACCGGCAGCGCTGGCATAAACCTGCGGGCTCCGGGATGCGGCACCCGGTGGCGGTGATTGGGGCGGGCCCGGCCGGGCTGGCCGCGGGGTACTTCCTCGCCCGCTCAGGTTACAGTGTCACATTATTTGAGAGGGAAACTAATGCCGGTGGCGTAGTACGTAATATCATTCCGCAATTCCGTATTCCCGGCGAACTAATCCAGCAAGATATTGATTTTGTTGTGAACCACGGCGTTAACATCGTTTACGGATGCGACCCACACCTGAGTGTCGAAAAGCTTCAACAACAGGGGTTCCGCTACGTACTGATCGGCACAGGAACCGATAAAAACAGCGGCGTGAAGCTACACGGCGATAACCAGAACGTGCATAAGTCGCTTCAGTTCCTGCGTGAATTTAACCGTGGAGATAACCTCCATCTCGGCAAACATGTCGCTGTCGTTGGCGCCGGGAATACCGCGATGGACTGTGCCCGTGCTGCGCTCCGCGTACCCGGCGTAGAAAAAGCGACCGTGATTTACCGCCGCTCTCAGCAAGAGATGCCCGCGTGGCGCGAAGAGTACGAAGAAGCGGTACATGATGGCGTAGCGTTCCGGTTCCTCAATAACCCGGAACAGTTCGACGCCGACGGTACGCTGACCGTGCGCGTTATGGCTTTGGGTGAAATGGACGACAAAGGTCGCCGTCGCCCGGTTGAAACCGAAGAAACCTGTACCCTGCAGGTCGACACGTTGATTACTGCCGTAGGCGAACAGCAGGACGGCGAAGCGCTGGCTGCGATGGGCATTCCGCTGGATGAACACGGCTGGCCAGAAGTTAACGCCGACGGTGAAACTCGTCATTCTGGCGTATTCCTGATTGGCGACGTCCAGCGCGGCCCTTCCTCCATTGTTTCCGCCATCGGCAATGCTCGTCGCGCCACCGACACCATTCTGGCCCGGGAGAACATTCGCAGCCATCACGGTGAAAAGCGCTGGAATAACGTCGATCCTGCGGAAGTCTATCGTCGCAAAGGCACCATCGTCGTGGCGCAGGCGGATAAAGACGACCGCGATGCCTTTGCCGCCCAGGAGGCTGCACGCTGCCTGGAATGTAATTATGTGTGCAGCAAATGTGTCGACGTTTGCCCGAACCGCGCCAATGTTTCTATTGCCGTACCCGGCTTCCAGAACAGGTATCAAACTCTACACCTCGATGCTTACTGCAACGAATGCGGCAACTGCGCTCAGTTCTGTCCGTGGCAAGGCAAGCCATACAAAGACAAAATTACCGTCTTTAGCCTGCCTCAGGACTTCAACAACAGCAGCAATCCGGGGTTCCTGGTTGAAGGCAACCGCGTGCATATCCGCCAGGAGGAACGGACCTGGCTGTTAACTCTTGATGAACGAGGGCAGTTTACCAGGATACCGCCTCAGTTGGATGATATGTGCCGCATCATCAGCCACATCCACCGTCACCATCATTACCTGCTGGGAGTCGTTGAAGCATGA
- a CDS encoding NTP transferase domain-containing protein, with amino-acid sequence MKQVDCIIPAAGLSSRMGQWKMMLPWHSGTILDASIKNAQQFCSHIILVTGHRHEELEARYFRQPGITLVHNPDYQQGLFSSVSVGVNKAAADYCFISLGDLPCLHRNVFDSLWEQRINGALLPQYQGTPGHPILAKRDILQKCLQHYSGQSVRCALLANKHKIIALDYPEIIFDVDTPEDFSRLQHYQKPPNRQ; translated from the coding sequence ATGAAACAAGTCGACTGTATTATTCCTGCTGCAGGCCTTTCTTCACGCATGGGCCAATGGAAAATGATGTTACCCTGGCACAGTGGCACAATACTTGACGCAAGCATTAAAAATGCGCAGCAATTTTGTTCGCATATCATTCTGGTGACAGGTCATCGCCATGAAGAGCTTGAAGCTCGATATTTTCGACAACCCGGCATTACCCTTGTTCATAATCCAGATTATCAACAAGGGCTTTTTTCATCGGTATCCGTGGGCGTAAATAAGGCCGCGGCAGATTATTGCTTCATTAGCCTGGGAGATTTGCCCTGCCTGCATCGGAACGTATTCGACTCACTGTGGGAACAACGAATTAATGGCGCATTACTGCCTCAGTACCAGGGGACGCCGGGCCACCCAATTCTGGCGAAACGTGATATTTTGCAGAAATGTTTACAACACTATAGCGGGCAGTCAGTTCGTTGCGCCCTGCTGGCCAACAAGCATAAAATTATAGCGCTGGATTATCCTGAAATTATTTTTGATGTCGACACACCAGAAGACTTCAGCCGCCTGCAGCATTATCAAAAGCCCCCCAACCGTCAGTGA
- the yqeC gene encoding selenium cofactor biosynthesis protein YqeC: protein MENIPHAGVLFCDLNVTVGPLLISAVGAGGKTSTLLWLARVLQQAGRRVLLTTTTHMFLPRHLPVTFCRDPLALPAEVWQSPLQACFSAWLPNVGKVKGFTPAQLDALLAAGNVDVVLVEADGAHGFAIKAPNEHEPCIPLSCCCVVAITGAGMLGKALGPATVHRWPFFSRITGSSEGDRLNWPMLHRLIQHPQGAFKGTPPGCRRIWLLNQLSQNENLQEGDLLTGGAVDVIWAGSVQENQAITRRRVRK from the coding sequence ATGGAAAATATACCTCATGCAGGCGTACTTTTTTGTGATTTAAACGTCACCGTCGGCCCGTTGCTAATTTCTGCCGTTGGGGCGGGAGGGAAAACCAGTACTTTATTATGGCTGGCGAGGGTATTGCAGCAGGCAGGGCGACGAGTTCTGCTAACAACCACCACTCATATGTTCCTGCCGCGGCACCTGCCGGTTACCTTCTGTCGCGATCCCCTGGCTTTACCCGCAGAGGTATGGCAAAGCCCTCTGCAAGCTTGTTTTTCAGCCTGGTTGCCGAACGTGGGCAAGGTCAAAGGTTTTACGCCCGCGCAGCTTGATGCCTTGCTGGCTGCAGGTAATGTTGACGTTGTGCTGGTAGAAGCGGACGGTGCTCACGGTTTTGCCATAAAAGCGCCAAATGAGCATGAACCTTGCATCCCATTATCCTGTTGTTGCGTAGTTGCTATCACGGGCGCTGGTATGCTTGGAAAAGCCCTTGGGCCAGCGACAGTGCATCGCTGGCCCTTTTTTTCCCGCATAACCGGTTCCTCCGAGGGTGACAGGCTGAATTGGCCCATGCTGCATCGCCTGATTCAACATCCACAGGGCGCGTTCAAAGGAACACCGCCGGGTTGTCGACGCATCTGGCTGCTTAACCAACTTTCTCAAAATGAGAATTTACAGGAAGGTGATCTGTTGACAGGCGGTGCGGTAGACGTGATATGGGCCGGGTCGGTACAGGAGAACCAGGCCATTACGCGCAGACGAGTGAGAAAGTGA